In Gordonia iterans, the following proteins share a genomic window:
- the recR gene encoding recombination mediator RecR, with product MYEGPIQVLIDQLAKLPGLGPKGAQRIAFSLLAGDKAEIDRLVTALGEVRDNVSFCAECGNVAAERLCRICADARRDATKICVVEEPKDIYAIERTKEFDGRYHVLGGALDPLSGIGPDQLRIRELLQRLANQPDGVDVTEIIIATDPNTEGEATATYLLRMLKDFPGLSMTRLASGLPMGSDLEFADELTLGRALSGRRVLA from the coding sequence ATGTACGAGGGACCGATCCAGGTGCTGATCGACCAGCTGGCGAAACTGCCGGGGCTGGGTCCGAAGGGTGCCCAGCGCATCGCTTTCTCGCTCCTGGCCGGCGACAAAGCTGAGATCGACCGGCTGGTCACGGCGCTCGGTGAGGTTCGCGACAACGTCAGCTTCTGCGCCGAATGCGGCAATGTCGCGGCCGAGCGGCTCTGCCGGATCTGCGCGGATGCGCGCCGCGACGCCACCAAGATCTGCGTGGTCGAAGAGCCCAAGGACATCTACGCGATCGAGCGGACGAAAGAGTTCGACGGCCGCTACCACGTGCTCGGCGGCGCGCTCGATCCGCTCTCCGGCATCGGCCCCGACCAGCTGCGGATCCGCGAACTGCTGCAGCGACTGGCCAATCAGCCCGACGGCGTCGACGTCACCGAGATCATCATCGCGACCGACCCGAACACCGAGGGCGAGGCGACCGCGACCTACCTGCTGCGCATGCTCAAGGACTTTCCCGGACTGTCGATGACGCGCCTGGCTTCCGGCTTGCCGATGGGCAGCGACCTGGAATTCGCCGACGAACTCACCCTCGGCCGAGCGCTGTCCGGTCGGCGAGTCCTCGCCTGA